One Neisseria sicca genomic region harbors:
- a CDS encoding Slam-dependent surface lipoprotein, producing MKKITSSILKTCFAATAVITAHSAFAYDASRPTSAPARSTLDNHNFPYSMPINPNAARDGKPYLKAHDDVMTLAGATLPPARPVKPTAPPPQRAPLANQDFPYSMPINPNAANDGKPYLKAHDNVMTLAGATLPPARPVKPTAPPPQRAPLANQDFPYSMPIDGNVSIPDSGVMSTASQPPARPISKPIAPPPSKPVVNNGNFPYSEPIYGKRTSTTPVGVMTTADAPPAYNPNNAVAKPQYTVKNSVRVADADNLKNKEILFVIDRIEGKGERVIRERRINQIELFSLNTEDGKGKGLLTVGKIPTASGNVFFGEWAPASEAAATAHVKGNAHPAWFYGKNPTGSTKGLATATYNVVGVNGHKAGERDIYTGTVKAYFGSGDSGSMTGKLARHTDTLDFAGVKIDNRNGTFASDAARNREGIKGQFYGQNAAALAGIATRGTESRADDISFGGIKQ from the coding sequence ATGAAAAAAATAACTTCCTCTATTCTAAAAACCTGTTTTGCAGCGACGGCGGTTATCACAGCGCATTCTGCGTTTGCATATGACGCTTCCCGCCCCACCTCTGCTCCCGCACGCAGCACTTTGGACAATCACAATTTCCCCTATTCCATGCCGATTAATCCTAACGCAGCGCGCGATGGCAAACCTTATTTGAAAGCACACGACGACGTAATGACGCTGGCAGGCGCTACCCTGCCTCCTGCACGCCCGGTCAAACCGACTGCGCCGCCCCCACAACGTGCGCCATTGGCTAACCAAGATTTCCCTTACTCCATGCCAATCAACCCCAACGCAGCCAATGACGGCAAACCTTATTTGAAAGCACACGACAACGTAATGACGCTGGCGGGCGCAACCCTGCCTCCTGCACGTCCGGTCAAACCGACTGCGCCTCCTCCACAACGTGCGCCATTGGCTAACCAAGATTTCCCTTACTCCATGCCAATCGACGGCAATGTTTCGATACCGGACAGCGGTGTGATGAGCACAGCCTCCCAACCTCCTGCCCGCCCTATCAGCAAACCGATTGCACCTCCTCCGTCTAAACCTGTCGTCAACAATGGTAACTTCCCTTACTCTGAGCCAATTTATGGTAAACGTACTTCGACAACACCTGTCGGCGTCATGACCACAGCCGATGCACCTCCTGCCTACAATCCAAACAACGCAGTGGCAAAACCTCAATATACAGTCAAAAATTCCGTCCGCGTTGCTGATGCCGACAACCTGAAAAACAAAGAAATCCTGTTTGTTATCGACAGAATCGAAGGCAAGGGCGAGCGCGTCATTCGCGAACGCCGCATCAATCAGATCGAGCTGTTCAGCCTGAATACTGAAGACGGCAAAGGAAAAGGCTTGCTGACCGTCGGCAAAATCCCGACCGCTTCGGGCAATGTATTCTTCGGCGAATGGGCGCCTGCTTCAGAAGCCGCCGCTACTGCGCATGTCAAAGGCAACGCGCATCCTGCCTGGTTCTATGGCAAAAACCCGACCGGCAGCACCAAAGGCTTGGCAACCGCGACTTACAACGTAGTCGGTGTCAACGGTCATAAAGCCGGCGAACGCGATATCTATACCGGTACCGTCAAAGCCTATTTCGGTTCGGGCGACAGCGGCAGCATGACTGGCAAACTGGCGCGCCATACCGACACTCTGGACTTTGCCGGCGTGAAAATCGACAACCGCAACGGTACTTTCGCCTCTGATGCCGCCCGCAACCGCGAAGGCATCAAAGGTCAGTTCTACGGTCAAAATGCCGCCGCATTGGCGGGTATTGCGACCCGTGGTACGGAAAGCCGCGCCGACGACATCTCCTTCGGCGGTATAAAACAATAA
- the aspS gene encoding aspartate--tRNA ligase — MRTNYCGLISEQYLDQTVTVKGWVHRRRDHGGVIFIDLRDREGIVQVVIDPDTPEAFATADSARNEYVLSITGRVRNRPEGTTNDKMISGKIEILAKEIEVLNTAATPPFQIDDENISENVRLTNRVIDLRRPVMQRNLRLRYQVAMGVRRYLDAQGFIDIETPMLTRSTPEGARDYLVPSRVHPGEFFALPQSPQLFKQLLMVAGFDRYYQITKCFRDEDLRADRQPEFTQIDLETSFLNEDEIMDITEGMAKQVFQDALGVDLGDFPRMPYAEAMFYYGSDKPDMRINLKFTELTDLMKTEEFKVFRGAADMKGGRVVALRVPNGAKFSRKEIDEYTKFVGIYGAKGLAYIKVNDVSNLSNGEDSGLQSPIVKFLSENALKEIIARTGAQNGDIIFFGADKAKVVNEAIGALRIKVGLEHGAENGYFVDEWKPLWVVDFPMFEYDEDGDRWAAMHHPFTSPKLGHEDLMASDPENCLARAYDMVLNGWEIGGGSIRIHRADVQEKVFAALKISPEEQQEKFGFLLDNLKFGAPPHGGLAFGLDRLVTLMTGAESIRDVIAFPKTQRAQCLLTNAPNAVDDKQLRELSLRLRQKATENKEA; from the coding sequence ATGCGTACCAACTATTGCGGCCTGATCAGCGAGCAATACTTAGACCAAACCGTAACCGTCAAAGGCTGGGTACACCGCCGGCGCGACCACGGCGGTGTGATTTTTATCGACCTGCGCGACCGCGAAGGCATCGTCCAAGTCGTGATTGACCCCGATACGCCCGAAGCGTTTGCCACTGCCGATTCCGCCCGCAACGAATACGTTTTGAGCATTACCGGCCGCGTGCGCAACCGTCCCGAAGGCACGACCAACGACAAAATGATTTCCGGCAAAATCGAAATCCTGGCCAAAGAAATCGAAGTGTTGAACACCGCCGCTACGCCGCCGTTCCAAATCGACGACGAAAACATCAGCGAAAACGTGCGCCTGACCAACCGCGTTATCGACCTGCGCCGTCCGGTGATGCAGCGCAACCTGCGCCTGCGTTATCAAGTCGCTATGGGTGTTCGCCGTTATTTGGATGCGCAAGGCTTCATCGACATCGAAACCCCGATGCTGACCCGCTCCACTCCCGAAGGCGCGCGCGACTACCTCGTGCCGAGCCGCGTTCATCCGGGCGAGTTTTTCGCGCTGCCGCAATCGCCGCAATTGTTCAAACAACTGTTGATGGTGGCAGGTTTCGACCGTTACTACCAAATCACCAAGTGCTTCCGCGACGAAGACCTGCGTGCCGACCGCCAGCCCGAATTCACGCAAATCGACTTGGAAACCTCGTTCTTGAACGAGGATGAAATCATGGACATCACCGAAGGCATGGCAAAACAAGTCTTCCAAGACGCGCTGGGCGTGGACTTGGGCGATTTCCCGCGTATGCCTTACGCCGAAGCCATGTTCTACTACGGCTCCGACAAACCCGATATGCGTATCAACCTGAAATTCACCGAACTGACCGACCTGATGAAAACGGAAGAATTCAAAGTCTTCCGTGGCGCAGCCGACATGAAAGGCGGCCGCGTGGTTGCCCTGCGCGTACCGAACGGCGCGAAATTCAGCCGCAAAGAAATTGACGAATACACCAAATTTGTCGGCATCTACGGCGCGAAAGGTTTGGCGTACATCAAAGTGAACGATGTCAGCAACCTTTCCAACGGCGAAGACAGCGGCCTGCAATCTCCAATCGTGAAATTCCTGTCTGAAAACGCCCTGAAAGAAATCATTGCACGTACCGGCGCGCAAAACGGCGACATTATCTTCTTCGGCGCAGACAAAGCCAAAGTCGTTAACGAAGCCATCGGCGCGCTGCGTATCAAAGTCGGTTTGGAACACGGCGCGGAAAACGGCTACTTCGTGGACGAATGGAAACCTTTGTGGGTTGTCGATTTCCCGATGTTCGAATACGACGAAGACGGCGACCGCTGGGCAGCCATGCACCATCCGTTCACCTCGCCCAAACTAGGTCATGAAGACCTGATGGCGTCCGATCCTGAAAACTGCTTGGCCCGCGCCTACGATATGGTGTTGAACGGCTGGGAAATCGGCGGCGGTTCTATCCGTATCCACCGTGCCGACGTGCAGGAAAAAGTGTTCGCCGCGCTGAAAATCAGCCCCGAAGAGCAACAGGAAAAATTCGGCTTCCTCTTAGACAACCTGAAATTCGGCGCACCTCCGCACGGCGGCTTGGCATTCGGCCTCGACCGTCTGGTTACGTTGATGACCGGCGCCGAGTCCATCCGCGACGTGATTGCCTTCCCGAAAACCCAACGCGCCCAATGTCTGCTGACCAACGCGCCGAATGCGGTGGACGACAAACAGCTGCGCGAATTGAGCCTACGCCTGCGTCAAAAAGCGACCGAAAATAAAGAAGCGTAA
- a CDS encoding phospholipase A, producing MNEMMNKMLKHNLAQSDVLKNKKPSLSKCRRALMLILAGGAAAPAAYADTALQCTSIQDNATRLACYDSIYSAQLPPQAPLPVIREETAKAPVDLPKTISTSREKKAATIVFDENKEQSTLSEDNLRTTADAYTPLSLMYDLDKNDSRGLLSVREHNPMYLMPAWYNSSPNLHPHSPSRGTTNQEKFSEQKHIETKLQVSFKSKIAEDLFKTRADLWFGYTQKSDWQIYNQGRKSAPFRNTDYEPEIFLTQPVKADLPFGGKLRMVGAGFVHQSNGQSRPESRSWNRVYALAGMEWGKLTVIPRVWMRAFDQTGENNDNPDITDYMGYGDLKLQYRLNDKQNISSLLRYNPKTGHGAVEAAYTFPIKGKLKGVVRGFHGYGESLIDYNHKQNGIGIGLMFNDWDGI from the coding sequence ATGAATGAAATGATGAACAAGATGTTGAAACACAATTTGGCGCAAAGCGATGTCCTAAAGAACAAAAAACCGTCATTATCCAAATGTCGGCGCGCCTTGATGCTTATCCTTGCCGGCGGCGCAGCCGCCCCTGCTGCCTACGCCGACACGGCTTTGCAATGCACCTCCATTCAAGACAATGCCACCCGTTTGGCGTGTTACGACAGCATTTACTCGGCTCAACTGCCGCCGCAAGCCCCGCTGCCCGTCATTCGCGAAGAAACCGCCAAAGCACCGGTCGATTTACCCAAAACCATCAGCACCAGCCGTGAGAAAAAAGCGGCGACAATTGTGTTTGACGAAAATAAAGAGCAATCCACCCTTTCGGAAGACAATCTCCGCACCACAGCCGATGCCTACACGCCACTGAGTCTGATGTACGATTTGGACAAAAACGACTCGCGCGGCTTATTGAGTGTGCGCGAGCACAATCCCATGTACCTGATGCCCGCATGGTACAACAGCTCGCCCAACCTGCATCCCCATTCTCCTTCGCGCGGCACAACTAATCAGGAAAAATTCAGCGAACAGAAACACATAGAAACCAAACTGCAAGTTTCGTTCAAAAGCAAAATTGCCGAAGATTTGTTTAAAACCCGCGCGGATTTGTGGTTCGGCTACACCCAAAAATCCGATTGGCAGATTTATAACCAAGGCAGAAAATCCGCGCCGTTCCGCAATACCGATTACGAACCCGAAATCTTCCTGACCCAGCCCGTGAAGGCAGATTTGCCGTTCGGCGGCAAACTGCGGATGGTCGGCGCAGGTTTCGTCCACCAATCCAACGGACAAAGCCGACCCGAATCCCGCTCATGGAACCGCGTTTACGCATTGGCGGGGATGGAATGGGGCAAACTGACCGTCATCCCGCGCGTGTGGATGCGCGCCTTTGATCAGACCGGTGAAAACAACGACAATCCCGACATTACCGACTATATGGGTTATGGCGATTTGAAGCTGCAATACCGTCTGAACGACAAACAAAATATTTCGTCCCTGCTGCGCTACAATCCCAAAACCGGACACGGCGCGGTTGAAGCCGCCTATACCTTCCCGATTAAAGGCAAACTCAAAGGCGTCGTGCGCGGCTTTCACGGCTACGGCGAAAGCCTGATTGATTACAACCACAAACAAAACGGCATCGGCATCGGTCTGATGTTCAACGACTGGGACGGAATTTGA
- a CDS encoding Ivy family c-type lysozyme inhibitor, which translates to MKYLSALLLALFLPNLAVSAPVTNSKGEEVFLFDWHKQPAFKKLWHEQVGKHAPKAPMHNWVRKMAGPMPPLESVKIGGKTYYYTTMCQPHNCGGNNMYILTDKQHIAAYHVVYKNDDSFSADNPDQIYIYGKPTEAELNFLKAEWRKEQNN; encoded by the coding sequence ATGAAATATTTATCTGCTTTACTGCTTGCCTTGTTTCTGCCCAATCTAGCCGTCTCCGCACCTGTAACCAACAGTAAAGGCGAAGAGGTATTTCTATTTGATTGGCACAAACAACCCGCTTTCAAAAAGCTTTGGCACGAACAAGTCGGCAAACATGCACCCAAAGCCCCCATGCACAATTGGGTGCGTAAAATGGCAGGTCCGATGCCGCCGCTGGAAAGTGTGAAAATCGGCGGCAAGACCTACTACTACACCACCATGTGCCAACCGCATAACTGCGGAGGCAACAACATGTATATTCTGACTGACAAGCAACATATCGCTGCTTATCATGTTGTTTATAAAAATGATGACTCCTTTTCTGCAGACAATCCGGATCAAATCTACATTTACGGTAAGCCCACGGAAGCAGAATTAAATTTTCTGAAGGCAGAATGGCGTAAAGAACAAAACAATTAA
- a CDS encoding DUF502 domain-containing protein — protein sequence MTEQTAEGGKVAKALKKYLITGMLVWLPIAVTIWAVSYIISAADRLISLLPEQWQPQYFWGFNIPGLGIIAAIVVLFLTGVFAANVLGRQILAAWDSLLGRIPVVKSIYSSVKKVSESLLSDSSRSFRTPVLVPFPQPNIWTIAFVSGHIPDKLKGSLPHDDDYLSVYVPTTPNPTGGYYIMVKKSDVRELDMSVDEALKYVISLGMVMPDDLPLKAQTEIRCLEK from the coding sequence ATGACAGAACAAACGGCCGAAGGCGGAAAAGTTGCCAAGGCATTAAAAAAATATCTGATTACAGGCATGCTGGTGTGGCTGCCGATAGCCGTAACCATTTGGGCGGTCAGCTATATCATATCAGCCGCCGACCGGCTGATCAGCCTGCTGCCCGAGCAATGGCAGCCACAATATTTCTGGGGATTCAATATTCCCGGCCTGGGCATTATTGCCGCCATCGTCGTCTTATTTCTGACCGGCGTGTTCGCCGCCAACGTTTTGGGGCGTCAAATCCTCGCCGCATGGGACAGCCTGTTGGGACGGATCCCCGTCGTCAAATCCATCTATTCCAGCGTTAAAAAAGTATCCGAGTCCCTGCTCTCCGACAGCAGCCGCTCGTTCAGAACGCCCGTGCTGGTTCCATTCCCGCAACCCAATATTTGGACGATTGCCTTTGTATCAGGGCATATTCCCGACAAACTCAAAGGCAGCCTGCCGCACGATGACGACTATCTTTCCGTCTATGTGCCGACCACGCCCAACCCGACTGGTGGCTATTACATCATGGTGAAAAAAAGCGACGTGCGCGAACTCGATATGAGCGTGGACGAAGCATTGAAATATGTGATTTCGTTGGGCATGGTGATGCCGGATGACTTGCCGCTCAAAGCCCAAACCGAAATACGATGTTTAGAAAAATAA
- a CDS encoding acetate kinase, with translation MSDQLILVLNCGSSSLKGAVIDRKNGSVVLSCLGERLTTPEAVITFNKDGNKRQVPLTGRNCHAGAVGMLLNELEKHGLHDRIKAIGHRIAHGGEKYHESVLIDQDVLDELKACIPLAPLHNPANISGILAAQEHFPGLPNVGVMDTSFHQTMPERAYTYAVPRELRKKHAFRRYGFHGTSMRYVAPEAARILGKPLEDLRMIVAHLGNGASITAIRNGKSVDTSMGFTPIEGLVMGTRCGDIDPGVYSYLTAHAGMNIEQVDEMLNKKSGLLGISELSNDCRTLEIAADEGHEGARLALEVMTYRLAKYIASMSVACGGIDALVFTGGIGENSRNIRAKTVAYLDYLGLHIDTKANMEKRYGNSGIISPTGSMPAVLVVPTNEELMIALDTAALAGFLQEAG, from the coding sequence ATGTCCGACCAACTCATCCTCGTTCTGAACTGCGGCAGTTCCTCGCTCAAAGGTGCCGTTATCGACCGCAAAAACGGCAGCGTCGTCCTAAGCTGCCTCGGCGAGCGTCTGACCACGCCCGAAGCCGTCATTACCTTCAACAAAGACGGCAACAAACGCCAAGTTCCCCTGACCGGCCGCAACTGCCACGCCGGCGCGGTAGGTATGCTGTTGAACGAACTGGAAAAACACGGCCTGCACGACCGCATCAAAGCCATCGGCCACCGCATCGCCCACGGCGGCGAAAAATATCACGAGTCCGTCCTCATCGACCAAGACGTACTCGACGAACTGAAAGCCTGCATCCCGCTCGCCCCGCTGCACAACCCCGCCAACATCAGCGGTATCCTCGCCGCGCAGGAACACTTCCCCGGCCTGCCCAACGTCGGCGTGATGGACACCTCGTTCCACCAAACCATGCCCGAACGCGCCTACACCTACGCCGTGCCGCGCGAATTGCGCAAAAAACACGCCTTCCGCCGCTACGGTTTCCACGGCACCAGCATGCGCTACGTCGCCCCCGAAGCCGCGCGGATTTTGGGCAAACCGCTGGAAGATTTGCGCATGATCGTCGCCCACCTCGGCAACGGCGCGTCCATCACCGCCATCCGAAACGGCAAATCCGTCGATACCAGCATGGGCTTCACCCCCATCGAAGGCCTCGTCATGGGCACCCGCTGCGGCGACATCGACCCCGGCGTGTACAGCTACCTGACCGCCCATGCCGGCATGAACATCGAGCAAGTCGATGAAATGTTGAACAAAAAATCAGGATTGCTCGGCATCTCCGAACTCTCCAACGACTGCCGCACCCTCGAAATCGCCGCCGACGAAGGCCACGAAGGCGCACGCCTCGCCCTCGAAGTCATGACCTACCGCCTCGCCAAATACATCGCCTCGATGTCGGTCGCCTGCGGCGGCATAGACGCCCTCGTCTTCACCGGCGGCATCGGCGAAAACTCCCGCAACATCCGCGCCAAAACCGTTGCCTACCTCGACTATTTGGGACTGCACATCGACACCAAAGCCAATATGGAAAAACGCTACGGCAATTCAGGCATCATCAGCCCGACAGGTTCCATGCCCGCCGTTTTGGTCGTGCCGACCAACGAAGAGTTAATGATCGCCCTCGATACCGCCGCACTGGCAGGCTTTTTGCAAGAAGCAGGCTAG
- a CDS encoding porin family protein, whose protein sequence is MNKSCLLLLALLPLSAHADSDDLRRLSEENGRVQQQYRESDWLDGGTPAGDIENDDAYIRIGGQIYTVGNNTEELESAIYHAINERQWKKAERFATRYAALPDHNPALPKLVLGLKQRAEGRLAEALRNLQSAEALDPANPRILLETARLYTEDNQNREARSAFARAQAADIPEETRALIGQYLGEIDKRSRWHGQIGIAYGYNSNINQSDGSVRCILPLDGQCLAYQNLPDPIRSPVWNYSLSAGKITPVKGHHSLKTNLLAYGTHYRRKDTDTALSDYGSQTGTLSAGYEYADAQSRLSMMPVYEHERRNRHTYYNAYGAETSWTHTINPKWQVNADWSGKRYRHSGTAKTYAADYTEYRTGLGAEYALTPKTGVFAGSDYTRRTYNGGTSDHREYTLRTGLYTLFDNGTYLNALVMKRRNLYDRAGIAADGQRRSDRQTVWLAAAGFRQWHIGGFYPELRFKHTTVKSNSVFYRYRQNEIMLGVKKQF, encoded by the coding sequence ATGAACAAATCCTGCCTCCTCCTGCTCGCCCTACTGCCCCTGTCCGCCCACGCAGACAGCGACGACCTGCGCCGCCTGTCCGAAGAAAACGGGCGCGTGCAGCAGCAATATCGGGAAAGCGACTGGCTGGACGGCGGCACACCCGCAGGCGACATCGAAAACGACGACGCATACATCCGCATCGGCGGTCAGATTTACACCGTAGGCAACAATACCGAAGAGCTGGAAAGCGCGATTTATCATGCCATTAACGAACGCCAATGGAAAAAGGCTGAACGCTTCGCCACGCGCTACGCCGCCCTGCCCGACCACAATCCCGCCCTGCCCAAATTGGTGCTCGGTTTAAAACAACGCGCCGAAGGACGCCTCGCCGAAGCCTTGCGAAACCTGCAATCGGCAGAAGCACTCGACCCCGCCAACCCGCGCATCCTGCTCGAAACCGCGCGCCTTTATACCGAAGACAATCAAAACCGCGAAGCCCGAAGCGCATTCGCCCGCGCCCAAGCCGCCGATATTCCCGAAGAAACCCGCGCCCTGATCGGACAATACCTCGGCGAAATCGACAAACGCAGCCGCTGGCACGGACAAATCGGCATCGCTTACGGCTACAACAGCAACATCAACCAATCCGACGGCTCCGTCCGCTGCATCCTGCCGCTTGACGGCCAATGCCTCGCCTACCAAAACCTGCCCGACCCCATCCGTTCCCCCGTATGGAATTACAGCCTGAGCGCAGGCAAAATCACCCCCGTCAAAGGACACCACAGCCTCAAAACCAACCTCCTCGCCTACGGCACGCACTACCGCCGCAAAGACACAGACACCGCCCTGTCCGACTACGGCAGCCAAACAGGCACACTGTCCGCCGGTTACGAATACGCCGACGCACAAAGCCGCCTCTCGATGATGCCCGTTTACGAACACGAACGGCGCAACCGCCACACCTACTACAACGCCTACGGCGCCGAAACCTCGTGGACGCATACCATCAACCCCAAATGGCAGGTCAACGCCGACTGGTCGGGCAAACGCTACCGCCACAGCGGCACCGCGAAAACCTACGCCGCCGACTACACCGAATACCGCACAGGCTTAGGCGCAGAATACGCCCTGACCCCGAAAACCGGCGTGTTCGCAGGCTCCGACTACACCCGCCGCACATACAACGGCGGCACATCCGACCACCGCGAATACACCCTCCGCACAGGCTTATACACCCTGTTTGACAACGGCACCTACCTCAACGCCCTCGTCATGAAACGGCGCAACCTCTACGACCGCGCAGGCATCGCCGCAGACGGACAAAGACGCAGCGACCGCCAAACCGTCTGGCTCGCCGCCGCAGGCTTCAGACAATGGCACATCGGCGGCTTCTACCCCGAACTGCGCTTCAAACACACCACCGTCAAAAGCAATTCCGTGTTCTACCGCTACCGCCAAAACGAAATCATGCTGGGCGTGAAAAAACAGTTTTGA